A DNA window from Rhodococcus sp. Z13 contains the following coding sequences:
- a CDS encoding NUDIX hydrolase: protein MGATTDSTGKSLTDYPRPSVAVDVAVLTVDEVLKVLVVERPEGTFALPGTFLHPGERLADAATRALRDKAGLTGVEFHQLAMLDEPDRDDRGWVLSMAHSAVVPVAAIPAEAHLVPVTETADLAFDHSHIVELAVADLRRRYAAEVDPGRLLGERFTVLDLRMLYETVYDRSYPKDTFRRHLLHGLEPTGELHREGTGRPAEIYRHRGAPLPSSTTAFLLQ, encoded by the coding sequence ATGGGCGCAACGACCGACTCGACCGGAAAGTCCCTCACCGACTATCCCCGGCCCTCGGTGGCCGTGGACGTCGCGGTCCTCACCGTCGACGAGGTACTGAAAGTGCTGGTCGTCGAACGCCCCGAGGGGACCTTCGCCCTGCCGGGCACCTTCCTGCACCCCGGTGAACGCCTCGCCGACGCCGCCACCCGCGCCCTGCGCGACAAGGCGGGCCTGACCGGCGTGGAATTCCACCAGCTCGCCATGCTCGACGAACCGGATCGCGACGACCGCGGCTGGGTGCTGTCGATGGCCCACAGTGCGGTCGTCCCGGTCGCCGCGATCCCCGCCGAGGCCCACCTCGTCCCCGTCACCGAGACCGCCGATCTGGCCTTCGACCACTCCCACATCGTCGAGCTCGCCGTCGCCGACCTGCGCCGTCGCTACGCCGCCGAGGTCGACCCCGGCCGTCTCCTCGGTGAGCGGTTCACCGTGCTGGACCTGCGGATGCTCTACGAGACCGTCTACGACCGCAGCTACCCGAAGGACACCTTCCGCCGGCACCTGCTGCACGGCCTCGAACCCACCGGCGAACTGCACCGCGAGGGCACCGGACGGCCCGCGGAGATCTACCGCCACCGCGGTGCCCCGCTCCCCTCCTCCACCACGGCCTTCCTTCTCCAGTAA
- a CDS encoding pseudouridine-5'-phosphate glycosidase, producing the protein MSEPIRVADAVRAAVAADEPVVALESTIFTHGLTRPLNVEVALDAEQRLRDSGVLPATIGVLDGTPIVGLSEQQIRTLGAEDSSAVKLGVRDLPLAMTEGLHGGTTVSATALLAHRAGIRVFATGGLGGVHRGASASFDESADLLALASFPIVVVSAGVKSVLDVPATLERLETLGVVVVGYRTSRFPAFYVRDSGCEVDGIDSPEQAAALARARDALGLHAAVLVANPVAESEQIDPALHDRVLAEAEKEAAEVGVRGKALTPFLLGHMHRATDGRTLDTNVAVYRGNVAVAADIARALAR; encoded by the coding sequence ATGAGTGAACCGATCCGCGTGGCCGACGCCGTGCGCGCGGCGGTCGCGGCCGATGAACCGGTGGTCGCACTCGAGTCGACGATCTTCACCCACGGACTCACCCGGCCCCTCAACGTCGAGGTCGCCCTCGACGCCGAACAGCGCCTGCGTGATTCGGGTGTGCTGCCCGCGACGATCGGGGTGCTCGACGGCACTCCGATCGTCGGGTTGTCGGAACAGCAGATCCGCACCCTGGGGGCGGAGGACTCGTCGGCGGTGAAACTCGGGGTCCGCGACCTGCCGCTCGCGATGACCGAGGGCCTGCACGGGGGGACGACGGTGTCGGCGACCGCGCTGCTCGCGCACCGCGCGGGGATCCGGGTGTTCGCCACCGGAGGGCTGGGTGGGGTGCACCGCGGCGCGTCGGCCAGCTTCGACGAGAGCGCGGATCTCCTTGCGCTGGCGTCGTTTCCGATCGTGGTCGTGAGTGCGGGCGTCAAGTCCGTCCTCGACGTGCCGGCCACCCTCGAACGCCTCGAGACGCTCGGGGTGGTCGTCGTCGGCTACCGCACCTCCCGGTTCCCCGCCTTCTACGTGCGCGACAGCGGGTGCGAGGTCGACGGGATCGACTCGCCGGAACAGGCGGCCGCCCTGGCGCGGGCGCGGGACGCGCTCGGGTTGCATGCGGCGGTGCTCGTCGCGAACCCGGTGGCCGAGTCCGAGCAGATCGATCCGGCGCTGCACGACCGGGTGCTCGCCGAAGCGGAGAAGGAGGCCGCCGAGGTGGGTGTGCGGGGCAAGGCGCTCACCCCCTTCCTGCTCGGCCACATGCACCGGGCGACCGACGGTCGGACCCTCGACACGAACGTCGCGGTGTACCGGGGGAACGTGGCGGTCGCCGCGGACATCGCTCGCGCTCTCGCCCGCTGA
- a CDS encoding helix-turn-helix domain-containing protein has protein sequence MKPDGREPLERAHLHVPGDASHRIFRYRPPPDLTDLVQRYWIPVWSVPAGQGAPQQVLRYPVCLLVVAHDYARFYGVERGLSTTVLTGDGWAVGVMLTPAAGALLTEGSLSAFTDRTVDLTELLGDAGARLVARVRAAMRTDPAAPGSQRAAMGAFDDLLRSCPPVDDEGRFVNRIVAFVEDDSTVLRVEQICAEFGMSERALQRLIRHRIGLTPKWLIQRRRLQEAAGRLRERSVSMAALAAELGYADQPHFVRDFTRVVGTTPGAFADRYRI, from the coding sequence ATGAAACCCGACGGGCGCGAACCCCTCGAACGCGCTCACCTGCACGTGCCCGGCGACGCCTCGCACCGCATCTTCCGCTATCGCCCACCACCCGATCTCACCGATCTGGTGCAGCGGTACTGGATCCCCGTCTGGTCGGTGCCGGCCGGGCAGGGGGCCCCGCAGCAGGTGCTGCGGTATCCTGTCTGCCTGCTGGTGGTCGCGCACGACTACGCCCGCTTCTACGGCGTCGAACGCGGCCTGTCCACGACGGTCCTCACCGGCGACGGCTGGGCGGTCGGCGTCATGCTCACCCCCGCGGCGGGCGCCCTGCTCACCGAGGGGTCGCTCTCCGCGTTCACCGACCGCACGGTCGACCTCACCGAGCTCCTCGGCGATGCGGGGGCGCGGCTGGTCGCGCGGGTGCGCGCGGCTATGCGGACGGACCCCGCGGCCCCCGGATCGCAGCGCGCGGCGATGGGCGCCTTCGACGACCTGCTGCGCTCGTGCCCGCCCGTCGACGACGAGGGACGCTTCGTGAACCGGATCGTCGCGTTCGTCGAGGACGACTCGACGGTGCTGCGGGTCGAGCAGATCTGCGCCGAGTTCGGGATGTCCGAACGCGCCCTGCAGCGGCTGATCCGACACCGGATCGGCCTGACCCCGAAGTGGCTGATCCAGCGCCGCCGGTTGCAGGAGGCCGCGGGCCGGCTGCGCGAGCGGTCCGTTTCGATGGCCGCGCTCGCGGCGGAACTCGGGTACGCCGACCAGCCGCATTTCGTCCGCGACTTCACCCGGGTCGTGGGGACGACGCCTGGTGCCTTCGCGGACCGCTACCGCATCTGA
- a CDS encoding ADP-ribosylglycohydrolase family protein, protein MRLTAVQNDRAAGVLLATAVGDALGAGYEFTHPTPETRIDMIGGGLGPFAPGEWTDDTSMALAIAEIAATGADIGRGAGLDAVATQFRHWYATDPKDIGNQTRSVLSAAGPSAASMQARARSLSGRKGGNGSLMRTAPVGLAHLDDAGKCLASAHEISSLTHDDDQASEACRIWSFGIRHAVLHGTFDGVRLALDHLPRAAAARWAALLDEAETAATARVFGNNGWVVHALQAAWWAITHARAGGPEHLQEALELAVRAGHDTDTVAAITGGLLGARWGASAVPARWRRMVHGWPGYRARDLVRLGLHTAWGGSDDGRGWPATPVVDYAGYRTDRRATHPHDAGVLLGGADLLRAPDVDAVVSLCRVGPAPHAGEHVEFWMADADHRRNQNLAFVIDDAARTVRALRAEGKMVAVHCVEGESRTPAVAARYAVLLGRDPHDVLQAMPWAAPQPALWVAATTGAGRLVG, encoded by the coding sequence ATGAGGCTCACCGCAGTACAGAACGACCGGGCCGCCGGTGTCCTGCTCGCCACCGCAGTGGGCGACGCGCTCGGGGCGGGATACGAATTCACCCACCCCACCCCCGAGACCCGCATCGACATGATCGGCGGCGGCCTCGGCCCGTTCGCGCCCGGCGAGTGGACCGACGACACCTCGATGGCGCTGGCCATCGCCGAGATCGCGGCCACCGGAGCCGACATCGGCAGGGGCGCCGGTCTCGACGCGGTCGCTACCCAGTTCCGGCACTGGTACGCCACCGACCCCAAGGACATCGGCAACCAGACCCGCAGCGTGCTCTCCGCCGCCGGGCCCTCCGCTGCGAGCATGCAGGCCCGCGCCCGCAGCCTGTCCGGACGCAAGGGCGGCAACGGCTCGCTCATGCGCACCGCGCCCGTCGGCCTCGCCCACCTCGACGACGCCGGGAAGTGCCTGGCCTCGGCTCACGAGATCAGCAGCCTCACCCACGACGACGACCAGGCCTCCGAGGCCTGCCGCATCTGGTCGTTCGGCATCCGGCACGCCGTCCTGCACGGCACCTTCGACGGCGTCCGCCTGGCCCTCGACCACCTGCCGCGCGCCGCGGCCGCACGTTGGGCCGCGCTGCTCGACGAGGCCGAGACCGCCGCGACCGCGCGGGTGTTCGGCAACAACGGCTGGGTGGTCCATGCACTGCAGGCTGCCTGGTGGGCGATCACCCACGCCCGCGCCGGCGGACCCGAACACCTGCAGGAGGCCCTCGAACTCGCCGTGCGCGCCGGCCACGACACCGACACCGTCGCCGCCATCACCGGCGGGCTGCTCGGGGCTCGGTGGGGCGCCTCCGCCGTCCCCGCCCGGTGGCGGCGCATGGTGCACGGCTGGCCCGGCTACCGCGCCCGCGACCTCGTGCGCCTCGGCCTGCACACCGCCTGGGGCGGCAGCGACGACGGTCGCGGCTGGCCCGCCACCCCCGTCGTCGACTACGCCGGCTACCGCACCGATCGCCGCGCCACCCACCCGCACGACGCCGGGGTGCTGCTCGGTGGCGCCGACCTGCTGCGCGCACCCGATGTCGACGCGGTCGTGAGCCTGTGCCGGGTCGGCCCGGCCCCGCACGCCGGTGAACACGTCGAGTTCTGGATGGCCGATGCCGATCACCGCCGCAACCAGAACCTCGCCTTCGTGATCGACGACGCCGCCCGCACCGTCCGCGCGCTGCGCGCCGAGGGGAAGATGGTGGCGGTGCACTGCGTCGAGGGGGAGAGCCGCACCCCGGCCGTGGCCGCACGGTACGCGGTGCTGCTCGGCCGCGACCCGCACGACGTGCTGCAGGCGATGCCCTGGGCGGCGCCGCAGCCGGCGCTGTGGGTGGCGGCCACCACCGGGGCGGGGCGGCTCGTCGGCTGA
- a CDS encoding maleylpyruvate isomerase family mycothiol-dependent enzyme, protein MNTTALRHSEADRPLTEVISSLRADDWNAASPCEGWTARDVVAHLVDTQREFLTGRGLDVGERPDLGDAVQAWTTHAARVARILADDATAGTPFDGYFGPSTIGATFERFYVWDMLVHRWDLARSAGLDAWFTDTELDRIEAGIDGFGDSLYMEGICAPAVPAPEDADRLTRVLARLGRNTTAPVRG, encoded by the coding sequence ATGAATACAACAGCGCTACGACACAGTGAGGCCGATCGGCCTCTCACCGAGGTGATCTCGTCGCTGCGGGCCGACGACTGGAACGCCGCATCACCGTGCGAGGGCTGGACCGCGCGCGATGTGGTCGCCCACCTCGTCGACACCCAACGCGAATTCCTCACCGGCCGGGGTCTCGACGTCGGGGAACGGCCCGACCTCGGCGACGCCGTGCAGGCGTGGACGACGCACGCCGCGCGGGTCGCGCGGATCCTCGCGGACGACGCCACCGCCGGAACCCCCTTCGACGGCTACTTCGGGCCCTCCACGATCGGGGCGACCTTCGAACGGTTCTACGTGTGGGACATGCTGGTGCACCGCTGGGACCTCGCTCGGAGTGCGGGGCTCGATGCATGGTTCACCGACACCGAACTCGACCGGATCGAGGCGGGGATCGACGGGTTCGGCGACAGCCTCTACATGGAGGGGATCTGCGCCCCGGCCGTCCCCGCTCCCGAGGACGCCGACCGGCTCACGCGGGTGCTGGCCCGGCTGGGCCGGAACACCACCGCACCCGTCCGGGGGTAG